Proteins encoded by one window of Methanothermobacter sp. K4:
- a CDS encoding MEDS domain-containing protein, with the protein MNLDEYRARWLSRLKLPDLNSMMGDMKRGDHLCLIYEDEEEWLDAVIPFIMHGVKAGERCIYISDEHSTDDVRRVLMNSIPDTPSLEASGQLIIKDRSVYAPSGVFEPEEMISLLESEVQRAIADGFHGLRVTGEATWILRDVEGSERIMEYEALLKDFFSENECIALCQYHRPCFRAETLKGVLLTHPFIVWKSRVQWNPYHLEHENAPVDVSEDLEVENWLRNIERESELIRTIENLEYIGESFIDNSPSIVFLKDSELRYIIVNQSFCESIGMERDDVIGKRDHDIMDADSARKCHESDMKAIENGLYHSEDVLGGRIYEVTKFSIELPDGGVGVGGYAVDVTPKRMYEMELESSRNNFMGVVEGSPDPIIIVDSEGVILYFNPAAEDYLSLNSIGETIGVPLKGDVQEIKIVSPEGSVKTAEMSVTEIKWESEDAMLIRLHDITRLREYERSLRDSLREKEVMLREIHHRVKNNLQIISSLLNLQRYRIDDEMVADVFMDSVNRVKSMAMIHEKLYQSENLADLPFSDYIVDLVSEIRSNYPEKRISVTYDIDKVHLDINRAIPAGLIVNEAVTNAMKHAFKSEGDLIIRLFLREGMVHVEVEDNGPGLPANFDTDTGGSLGMDLMRNLAAQLDGELRISGDDGVLVSLVFPL; encoded by the coding sequence TTGAATCTTGATGAATACAGGGCCAGATGGCTTTCAAGGCTTAAACTTCCCGACCTGAATTCCATGATGGGGGATATGAAGAGGGGGGATCATCTCTGCCTCATCTATGAGGATGAAGAGGAATGGCTTGATGCGGTCATTCCATTCATCATGCACGGAGTTAAGGCTGGTGAGAGGTGCATCTACATAAGTGACGAACACAGCACCGATGATGTGAGAAGGGTCCTGATGAATTCAATACCGGATACCCCCTCACTGGAGGCCAGTGGACAGCTTATCATAAAGGATAGGAGTGTCTACGCTCCATCAGGCGTTTTTGAACCTGAAGAAATGATAAGTTTGCTTGAATCAGAGGTTCAGAGGGCCATTGCTGATGGTTTCCATGGTCTCCGTGTCACCGGTGAGGCTACCTGGATTCTGAGGGACGTGGAGGGAAGTGAACGTATCATGGAATATGAGGCCCTTCTGAAAGATTTCTTCAGTGAAAATGAATGCATAGCCCTGTGCCAGTACCACAGGCCGTGCTTCAGGGCAGAGACCCTGAAGGGTGTGCTCCTGACCCACCCGTTCATTGTGTGGAAATCCAGGGTTCAGTGGAACCCCTACCACCTTGAACATGAAAATGCTCCCGTTGATGTTAGCGAGGACCTTGAAGTTGAAAATTGGTTGAGGAACATTGAACGTGAAAGCGAACTAATCAGGACCATCGAAAACCTCGAGTACATCGGTGAAAGTTTCATAGACAATAGTCCCAGCATAGTGTTCCTCAAGGACTCTGAACTGAGGTATATAATTGTCAACCAGAGTTTCTGCGAATCCATTGGTATGGAGAGGGATGATGTCATCGGAAAACGCGATCATGATATAATGGATGCTGATTCAGCCAGGAAGTGCCATGAATCAGACATGAAGGCCATTGAAAATGGTTTATACCACTCAGAAGATGTTCTTGGTGGTAGAATCTATGAGGTCACCAAGTTTTCCATTGAACTTCCTGATGGGGGCGTGGGTGTTGGTGGGTATGCGGTGGATGTGACACCCAAGAGGATGTATGAGATGGAACTTGAAAGCTCAAGGAATAACTTCATGGGTGTTGTTGAGGGCAGCCCCGACCCCATCATAATAGTTGACTCTGAGGGGGTGATACTCTACTTCAATCCCGCTGCAGAGGACTACCTCTCCCTGAACTCGATTGGTGAAACCATTGGAGTCCCCCTGAAAGGGGATGTTCAGGAGATAAAGATCGTGTCCCCTGAGGGTTCTGTGAAAACAGCGGAGATGAGCGTCACGGAGATTAAATGGGAAAGTGAAGACGCGATGCTTATAAGGCTGCATGATATCACACGCCTCCGTGAATATGAGAGGTCCCTGAGGGATTCGCTGAGGGAGAAGGAGGTGATGCTCAGGGAGATACATCACAGGGTTAAGAATAATCTCCAGATAATATCCAGCCTTCTGAACCTCCAGAGATATCGTATTGATGATGAAATGGTGGCTGATGTATTCATGGATAGTGTTAACCGCGTCAAGTCCATGGCCATGATACATGAGAAGCTATACCAGTCAGAGAACCTGGCTGACCTTCCATTCTCTGATTACATAGTTGACCTTGTATCTGAGATCAGATCAAATTATCCTGAAAAGAGGATCTCAGTAACCTATGATATAGATAAAGTGCACCTCGACATAAACAGGGCCATACCTGCAGGTTTAATAGTCAACGAGGCTGTCACAAACGCCATGAAGCATGCGTTCAAATCAGAGGGCGACCTCATCATACGCCTCTTTTTGAGGGAGGGCATGGTCCATGTGGAGGTTGAGGATAACGGACCCGGTCTTCCAGCCAACTTTGATACGGATACAGGCGGTAGCCTTGGCATGGACCTTATGAGAAACCTTGCAGCACAGCTTGATGGTGAACTCAGAATCAGCGGTGATGACGGCGTGCTGGTGAGCCTTGTTTTCCCTCTTTAG
- a CDS encoding ATPase domain-containing protein: MRFRSIEKSPTGIKGLDMVTGGGFPEGRNTLIYGGPGTGKTFIAVEFLLNGAFYYGEPGVLVSFDEPADNIVENFQSDERLLEKLMKDGKIFIEDVSGALDPSIGSYSLDALKIRIEDAVKTIGARRVVLDKVDSLFDGASDMGPIHMELRHLISWLKGMGVTSVFTAGDSGANRPMDSRITSLTVSYTSPTPSMGRLEQGT; the protein is encoded by the coding sequence TTGAGGTTCAGGTCCATTGAAAAGTCACCTACCGGCATAAAGGGTCTTGACATGGTAACAGGGGGTGGTTTCCCCGAGGGGCGGAACACCCTCATCTACGGGGGCCCTGGTACCGGTAAGACATTCATTGCAGTTGAGTTCCTTCTGAACGGGGCATTCTATTATGGCGAGCCAGGTGTCCTTGTGAGCTTTGATGAACCGGCGGATAATATAGTTGAGAACTTTCAGTCAGATGAGAGGCTCCTTGAAAAACTGATGAAAGATGGAAAAATCTTTATTGAGGATGTTTCAGGGGCACTTGACCCCAGTATAGGGTCTTACAGCCTGGATGCCCTTAAGATAAGGATTGAGGATGCTGTTAAAACCATCGGTGCCAGGAGGGTTGTCCTTGATAAGGTTGACAGTCTCTTTGATGGTGCATCAGATATGGGGCCCATCCACATGGAACTACGCCATCTCATATCCTGGCTGAAGGGGATGGGGGTTACAAGCGTATTCACCGCCGGGGACTCGGGGGCAAACCGACCCATGGACTCGAGGATTACATCTCTGACTGTGTCATACACCTCACCCACACCTTCGATGGGGAGATTGGAACAAGGCACATGA
- a CDS encoding ATPase domain-containing protein translates to MHRRGLGGKPTHGLEDYISDCVIHLTHTFDGEIGTRHMRIVKYRGSVHGLNRYPFLINERGISIFPITSLKLDYSVSREVISTGIPDLDDMLGGGIYRGSSVLISGTTGAGKTTLLSKFAYEACRRGERCLYFANEEPSDQVIRNMESVGIHLKDYIGEGLMIHADRPTSLGLESHLTEMQDLVLDFKPDTVLVDPVTGLAAAGGPSHRASNAKNLFIRFTDFLKSRGVTSLFTYLIRSPATATKTELEISSLIDTWIVLEHVRTNGDYKRLLRILKSRGMNHSSSIAELRFTERGILLKGGSW, encoded by the coding sequence ATTCACCGCCGGGGACTCGGGGGCAAACCGACCCATGGACTCGAGGATTACATCTCTGACTGTGTCATACACCTCACCCACACCTTCGATGGGGAGATTGGAACAAGGCACATGAGAATAGTCAAGTACCGTGGTTCAGTTCACGGCCTCAACAGGTACCCCTTCCTCATCAATGAGAGGGGAATCTCCATCTTCCCTATAACATCCCTCAAACTTGATTACAGTGTCAGCCGGGAAGTCATATCAACAGGCATACCTGACCTTGACGATATGCTGGGTGGGGGTATATATAGGGGTTCAAGTGTGCTGATATCCGGTACCACGGGGGCAGGTAAGACCACCCTGCTTTCAAAGTTTGCATATGAGGCATGCCGTCGTGGTGAACGCTGCCTCTACTTTGCCAATGAGGAACCCTCAGATCAGGTCATCAGGAACATGGAATCTGTGGGTATCCACCTCAAGGACTATATTGGTGAGGGCCTCATGATACACGCTGATAGGCCCACATCCCTGGGACTTGAATCCCACCTGACCGAGATGCAGGACCTTGTACTGGACTTCAAACCGGATACTGTACTTGTGGACCCTGTGACTGGCCTTGCAGCTGCAGGTGGCCCCTCCCACAGGGCCAGCAATGCAAAGAACCTCTTCATAAGGTTCACGGATTTCCTGAAGTCACGGGGTGTGACCTCACTCTTCACATACCTCATAAGGTCACCTGCCACCGCAACCAAGACTGAACTTGAGATCTCCTCACTGATCGATACATGGATTGTCCTGGAGCATGTGAGGACCAACGGTGACTACAAGAGGCTCCTCCGTATACTCAAGAGCAGGGGGATGAACCATTCAAGTAGCATCGCAGAGCTGAGATTCACTGAAAGGGGTATTCTCCTTAAGGGGGGATCATGGTGA
- a CDS encoding thymidylate kinase, with protein sequence MRFIVIDGLDGAGKDTHAELIRRRYLERGERVIFRSHPEEDNPYGRRAKKALLMGGKVNHIKAAVFYALDVIRSLWLYHWRSNPGPDTLIFSRYLMGVAYLPGPLASILYRLLSRVLPTTEYMFFLDVSPEESLRRLMERDEHEMFENLEDLTKTREKALRLASGWYIINTEDPIADVQRRIDEILDLLDGDASENYLPC encoded by the coding sequence TTGAGGTTCATAGTCATTGATGGCCTTGACGGGGCAGGTAAGGACACCCACGCCGAACTCATAAGAAGGAGGTACCTTGAGCGTGGGGAGCGCGTAATATTCAGGTCCCACCCTGAGGAGGATAACCCCTACGGTCGAAGAGCCAAGAAGGCCCTCCTCATGGGTGGGAAGGTTAACCACATCAAGGCCGCGGTTTTCTATGCCCTGGACGTCATAAGGTCCCTCTGGCTCTACCACTGGCGCTCCAATCCAGGCCCTGACACCCTGATATTCTCAAGGTACCTCATGGGTGTGGCCTACCTCCCAGGGCCCCTGGCATCCATACTGTACCGCCTGCTCTCAAGGGTCCTTCCGACCACGGAGTACATGTTCTTCCTTGACGTATCCCCTGAGGAGTCCCTGAGAAGATTGATGGAGAGGGATGAACATGAAATGTTCGAGAACCTGGAGGACCTCACGAAAACAAGGGAGAAGGCACTCAGGCTTGCCAGTGGCTGGTACATAATAAATACAGAGGACCCCATAGCTGATGTGCAGCGAAGGATAGACGAGATACTTGACCTTCTGGATGGTGATGCCTCTGAAAATTATCTGCCTTGTTGA
- a CDS encoding pyridoxamine 5'-phosphate oxidase family protein: protein MGIVKIPLMSREEYDEFIRDNFMSRIAFNGEYPYIAPFLYVFDGEHIYFLSTRYGRKIDLLKKNPYVAVEIEHYEEDLSDYRFVTLQGQIVEEKDPSTRKRVKGMFADLIEKHGLSRNILKALGHSPEDPLTCLVEMDRSYVWKLVDVVDIVGIKSGE, encoded by the coding sequence ATGGGTATAGTTAAGATTCCCCTCATGAGCAGGGAGGAGTACGATGAGTTCATAAGGGACAACTTCATGAGCAGGATAGCCTTCAACGGTGAATATCCATACATAGCCCCCTTCCTCTATGTATTCGATGGGGAACACATCTACTTCCTATCAACAAGGTACGGCAGGAAAATAGATCTCCTCAAGAAAAACCCCTACGTCGCAGTGGAGATAGAACACTACGAGGAGGACCTATCAGATTACCGCTTCGTTACACTGCAGGGGCAGATAGTTGAGGAGAAGGACCCCTCAACCAGGAAGAGGGTTAAGGGGATGTTCGCTGACCTCATAGAGAAGCACGGTCTATCCAGGAACATCCTGAAGGCCCTTGGTCATTCACCGGAGGATCCCCTGACATGCCTTGTGGAGATGGACCGTTCCTATGTATGGAAACTGGTTGATGTGGTTGATATTGTGGGCATAAAAAGCGGTGAGTAG
- a CDS encoding diacylglycerol/polyprenol kinase family protein: MSGSDILGLLMVYLYVAVLLIVSERLLGDRPNLSRKFVHIMVGNILFILPLFDSRLVITFLAAAPFIPLTFLISPYSPLKIKHRASSYGHGLGLVYYSISWTVLAYLFFKAPWVTGIGIAAMSYGDGLASLIGERFGRTTFSVLGDRKSLEGSLGMFLTLLVTLPVVLIYYSQNIAPLVIVGIALVSTVLEALTPRGLDNLTACFGAVAAYLILGGMAV; the protein is encoded by the coding sequence ATGAGCGGCAGTGACATTCTTGGACTTCTGATGGTATATCTGTATGTTGCGGTTTTACTGATTGTATCTGAGAGGCTCCTCGGTGATAGGCCAAACCTGAGCCGGAAATTTGTACATATAATGGTTGGTAACATCCTATTTATATTACCCCTCTTTGATAGCCGCCTGGTTATAACATTCCTTGCGGCGGCGCCATTCATACCCCTAACATTCCTCATAAGCCCCTACTCCCCACTGAAGATAAAACACCGGGCTTCCTCCTATGGCCACGGCCTTGGCCTCGTCTACTACTCCATATCCTGGACCGTGCTGGCCTACCTGTTCTTTAAGGCCCCCTGGGTCACGGGTATAGGTATAGCCGCCATGTCCTATGGTGACGGCCTTGCAAGCCTGATAGGTGAGAGGTTCGGCAGGACAACCTTCAGTGTACTGGGGGATAGGAAGAGCCTGGAGGGCTCCCTGGGTATGTTCCTGACACTCCTGGTGACGCTGCCCGTCGTCCTCATCTACTACTCACAGAATATTGCCCCGCTGGTCATAGTGGGGATTGCCCTGGTATCAACGGTACTGGAGGCCCTCACCCCCCGGGGCCTTGACAACCTTACAGCATGCTTCGGGGCAGTTGCAGCCTACCTAATCCTCGGGGGAATGGCTGTTTGA
- a CDS encoding UbiA family prenyltransferase encodes MNPYIEILRPVNAVMAVITVILMALIAGRFDVDVLLACIVVFTATGAGNVINDYFDHEIDRVNRPSRPIPSGRITRGAAGTYSALLFVLASALGFYLGPLPGLVAASSSLLMVYYAWSLKKRCLVGNITISFLTGMSFVFGGIVVGEISTSIYLGIYAFLMTMAREIVKDMEDVEGDLVEGATTLPITHGMRVSGILAAAFMLSASLTSPSLYITGIFSILYIPVLAVAVLFFLRAAFMILRAQDRETASRVSGLIKVGMAVTFLAFAAGSGTVTGMAGMLL; translated from the coding sequence ATGAACCCTTACATTGAAATACTGAGACCCGTAAACGCTGTCATGGCTGTAATAACCGTTATACTCATGGCCCTCATTGCCGGCAGATTTGATGTTGATGTTCTCCTCGCATGCATAGTTGTTTTCACCGCCACAGGCGCAGGTAATGTGATAAATGACTACTTTGACCATGAAATCGACAGAGTTAACAGGCCATCACGTCCCATACCCTCAGGTAGGATCACAAGAGGGGCTGCCGGTACCTATTCTGCCTTACTTTTTGTTTTGGCTTCAGCACTGGGATTCTACCTGGGCCCTCTACCGGGTCTTGTGGCGGCTTCCAGTTCCCTGCTCATGGTATACTATGCCTGGAGCCTCAAGAAGAGGTGCCTTGTTGGCAACATAACCATATCCTTCCTCACAGGGATGAGTTTCGTCTTTGGTGGCATAGTTGTGGGTGAAATCTCTACGTCCATCTACCTTGGAATCTACGCCTTCCTCATGACCATGGCAAGGGAGATCGTCAAGGACATGGAGGACGTGGAGGGGGACCTGGTTGAGGGTGCAACAACACTCCCCATAACACATGGCATGAGGGTTTCAGGGATCCTTGCGGCCGCTTTCATGTTATCCGCAAGCCTCACAAGCCCAAGCCTTTACATTACAGGGATATTCTCAATCCTCTACATCCCTGTCCTTGCTGTTGCAGTGCTTTTCTTCCTGAGGGCCGCCTTCATGATACTCAGAGCACAGGATAGGGAAACAGCATCACGTGTTTCAGGACTCATAAAGGTGGGGATGGCAGTGACTTTCCTGGCATTCGCTGCCGGAAGCGGCACCGTAACAGGCATGGCTGGCATGTTACTTTAG
- a CDS encoding circadian clock KaiB family protein encodes MVKLHLRLYVLGDNQLSDAALMNIRSLVGDEAVVEVIDVGEKPSLARENGVIAIPTLERLKPGPVRRVIGDLSDRNALMEFLGYPHLSENLK; translated from the coding sequence ATGGTGAAACTTCACCTGAGGCTCTATGTGTTAGGTGACAACCAGCTATCTGATGCTGCCCTCATGAACATCCGGTCTCTTGTTGGTGATGAGGCGGTGGTGGAGGTTATAGATGTCGGTGAAAAGCCAAGCCTTGCACGTGAAAATGGTGTTATAGCCATCCCCACCCTTGAGAGACTGAAACCCGGACCTGTGAGGAGGGTCATCGGTGACCTTTCAGACAGAAATGCGCTGATGGAATTCCTTGGCTACCCCCATTTAAGTGAAAACCTGAAGTAG
- a CDS encoding rhodanese-like domain-containing protein, with amino-acid sequence MIFEIIKSEGISHNSYFLASGGEAAVVDPRRDVDVYLELAEKNSVNIRYIFETHRNEDYTIGSMELARYVDAEILHGANLDFRYGTSVVEGDTFRLGNLELEVLETPGHTYESISVAVRDRSVSDDYLMVFVGDVLFAGETGRVDFFGPEKIPETAGLLHESIHEKILPLGDHVVVCPAHGAGSVCGADIRDMDTTTVGYERLTNPYLQMGRDEFIEHKMSERLYTPPYFRRMEENNLRGAPVENPNLEALPVPDFRELLNEGAQVVDVRNPTSFSSGHIPGSLNIWQDGFAAFAGYFLNYDDPVLVVDDGRGVESVRRSLIRLGYDNMAGYLAGGFPSWYMAGLEFNAISAISVHELRELRGDLFLLDVRKITDRERFYIEGSEHIWVGDLPDNIDMIPEKDVVIYCDSGYKSTIAASILERHGFSATTVLGGIGAWLRAGYPVVEV; translated from the coding sequence ATGATATTTGAGATAATAAAGTCTGAGGGGATATCCCATAATTCCTATTTTCTTGCATCCGGTGGTGAGGCTGCTGTTGTGGATCCAAGAAGGGATGTGGATGTGTACCTTGAACTCGCAGAGAAAAACAGCGTGAACATCAGGTACATATTTGAGACCCACAGGAACGAGGACTACACCATCGGATCCATGGAACTTGCGCGGTATGTGGATGCTGAGATACTCCACGGGGCGAATCTTGATTTCAGGTATGGTACCTCTGTTGTGGAGGGTGACACCTTCAGGCTGGGAAACCTTGAACTGGAGGTCCTGGAGACACCTGGCCACACCTATGAGAGCATCTCTGTGGCTGTGAGAGACCGGAGCGTTTCAGATGATTATCTGATGGTATTCGTGGGTGATGTGCTATTTGCAGGTGAAACTGGACGTGTTGATTTCTTTGGACCTGAAAAAATCCCTGAAACCGCTGGTTTACTCCATGAGAGTATACATGAAAAGATACTGCCCCTGGGGGACCATGTTGTGGTCTGCCCGGCCCATGGGGCGGGTTCGGTCTGCGGTGCGGATATAAGGGACATGGACACAACAACGGTGGGGTATGAGAGGCTCACAAACCCCTACCTCCAGATGGGAAGGGATGAGTTCATTGAGCACAAGATGTCCGAGAGGCTCTACACACCCCCATACTTCAGGAGAATGGAGGAGAACAACCTTAGGGGCGCACCGGTGGAGAACCCCAACCTTGAAGCCCTCCCTGTCCCTGACTTCAGGGAACTCCTGAATGAGGGGGCCCAGGTGGTTGATGTCCGGAACCCCACAAGCTTCTCATCTGGCCACATACCCGGAAGCCTGAACATCTGGCAGGACGGCTTCGCGGCCTTTGCAGGGTACTTCCTCAACTACGACGACCCTGTGCTGGTGGTGGATGATGGGCGTGGCGTCGAATCTGTGAGAAGGTCCCTTATAAGGCTGGGCTATGATAACATGGCAGGTTACCTTGCAGGGGGATTCCCCTCCTGGTACATGGCTGGACTCGAGTTCAACGCCATAAGTGCCATAAGCGTCCATGAGCTCAGAGAACTCAGGGGTGACCTCTTCCTGCTTGATGTGCGTAAGATCACAGACAGGGAGAGGTTCTACATTGAGGGCTCAGAGCACATCTGGGTGGGGGATCTCCCTGATAACATTGACATGATACCCGAGAAGGACGTGGTTATATACTGCGACTCAGGTTACAAGTCAACGATAGCCGCCAGTATACTTGAGAGGCATGGTTTCAGTGCCACAACTGTACTTGGGGGTATCGGGGCCTGGCTGAGGGCAGGTTACCCCGTCGTGGAGGTGTGA
- a CDS encoding ATP-binding cassette domain-containing protein — translation MGNIIETEGISKRYDDFLAVNSVDLEVPENSIYGVLGPNGAGKTTLISMLCTILHPTSGRGMVNGYDIVREARKVRESIGIVFQSRALDDILTGREHLEMHAALYGVPRDIRERRIDEVLELIALGDKADEYVKTYSGGMKRRLEIGRGLIHHSRVLFLDEPTLGLDPQTRESIWRYIERLNREEDVTVLLTTHYMEEADKLCDEVAIMSRGEIIKADSPSNLKRELGADTITVRVDRAEEFHEILAKQEYVKKTYLVDDEVKVLVERGENLVPEIVNLAARTGFYVRSVELEHPTLEDVFIRYTGRGISEA, via the coding sequence ATGGGTAACATAATCGAGACAGAGGGTATAAGCAAGAGATATGATGATTTCCTGGCGGTCAATTCCGTTGATCTGGAGGTCCCTGAAAACTCCATTTACGGGGTCCTGGGACCCAACGGTGCAGGTAAAACCACACTGATATCAATGCTCTGCACCATACTCCACCCAACATCAGGTAGGGGCATGGTAAACGGCTACGACATTGTGAGGGAGGCAAGGAAGGTGAGGGAGTCCATAGGCATAGTCTTCCAGTCAAGGGCCCTGGACGACATACTCACAGGAAGGGAGCACCTTGAAATGCACGCCGCCCTCTATGGGGTCCCCAGGGATATAAGGGAGAGGAGGATAGATGAGGTCCTTGAACTCATAGCCCTGGGTGATAAGGCCGATGAGTATGTTAAGACATACTCTGGTGGTATGAAGAGGCGCCTCGAGATAGGCCGCGGCCTGATACACCACTCCAGGGTCCTCTTCCTTGACGAGCCAACCCTTGGTCTCGACCCCCAGACAAGGGAGAGCATCTGGAGGTACATAGAGAGGCTCAACAGGGAGGAGGATGTTACGGTGCTCCTGACCACCCACTACATGGAGGAGGCAGATAAACTCTGCGATGAGGTGGCCATAATGAGCCGTGGGGAGATAATAAAGGCTGACAGCCCCTCAAACCTCAAGAGGGAACTTGGGGCAGACACCATAACGGTCAGGGTTGACAGGGCGGAGGAATTCCATGAAATCCTGGCTAAACAGGAATACGTTAAGAAGACCTACCTGGTGGATGACGAGGTCAAGGTGCTGGTTGAGAGGGGCGAAAACCTGGTTCCCGAGATCGTTAACCTTGCAGCGAGGACTGGATTCTACGTGAGGTCAGTGGAACTGGAACACCCCACCCTTGAGGACGTGTTCATAAGGTACACCGGTAGGGGTATAAGTGAGGCATGA